From the Helianthus annuus cultivar XRQ/B chromosome 17, HanXRQr2.0-SUNRISE, whole genome shotgun sequence genome, the window ggaggtgctggatacccatgagctgagtagtccggtattccCATGTTTCCATATGCTCCGTCTGGATatcgggcattatacctagcccctaccacatatgggtcttgctcatagttgtaattgtaatgagCGTGCGacgatggttcgaacgggttgtatgccgatGGACCCAtgtacgcaggtattgggtggtcatacccaaacggTGGCGAAGacggtgcaactggtgcggagttcgcctcctgtactggacttgcAGGTCCTTCTTCtggtagtggcgggtagtggctactactagagtgtcgaggggtgctgaagtggaaatcccctcctcctcgtgtggacatacgggcatttgtcctcctacgccttggcggatcaggcattactagTTGTACcagtggcggaggtggtggcgttactgccacgaaacgtggatcctcgaagggatcttgcGGATGTTGCGGCTGGTGTTgtgatgtctgatgagatggtgtgtggtaccactcgtgttgattaaacaacgccatgaagctatctggtccctgatagggtgtgccatgaaaggatgacccatcagagatttctattggatgcgtgggcgtaccacgagcaggttctgtcggatccgtgtcctcgtccatatggtcttcggagaagtgatcctgtggtcctaaAGGGACAAAACCAGCAGGCTCCTGAATGTAGTCAGCTgggttaaactgacctctgaagtatggagtagggtcttCAAAATtgcggtgcgataccgaacgctgtagaggcatgtaggagggttgaggattgttgggatcattctcggaATCTGGCCCGAACGAGTGCCGGTACGATGGCGTCGAGTTGTGCGAGGTAGAATGCCTCGCAGGATCGAACAGGTTTCTCcgtctttgcggttcttcactccttgtggtcgaaggagctcgtgtatttgaaggtccagcttcgtgatcgttgtgagtaacgatctctcctctgcctcttcttcctcttcctcttcctcggaaaatcacaggtgccatatttcctgctttcaaaactatTAAAAATCACAATAACAATAAAAGACAACTTGGAATAAagaattcgaatttgtcctatgttcttgtctagactcaagtatgtgcaattgtgtcactgagattaaacacgttaggatagtgtttaattcactcaatgttggctctgataccaacctgtcacaccccgatttccacgtgtatcaccggtgggcccggtgggggattaccgtgacgtagttggcaacaatatagtcaaaccacacaataatatgaatgcacagcggaagcataaagataaatataattcaacctttgattgtaatatcaagtgtatcacaaatagtcgaatggtatccacaagggatcaaaataataataaaaatattgttcaacagacaaggcatcaaagcttgcgagacttcttaagatgctaaggagctattgccagccgattacgtgtagtacctgcacttaacctttttgggaaaatacgtcagtttacactggtaaatacattcagccgacacttttgaaaatgtttattaaaattgatttgaatgcacaaggcacaaactcttttataacttgggagaattatttaatattataatcttgtgaacgaattacatgttccttctttgcgttcagtagcccggatctagtccgggttaaagatcaatagacacaccactttgcgtaaaaccgtggtgggtaaaccaatggttacgtcttttattaatatagacataatgccgggtgtacgcctacacccggttgtcgaggtcgtggccatttcgtaaaatgatgcctaggatatccgggacatggtcattaaccccccaaaggcttttaagtaacaagactgtttaaatgagccgatcaaattattcaattaaccacctaacggtggaagatttgatgctcaatcaagcggtattaatataccgtaacccaagcccgtaatacggaaaataagttaaaagtatttacctttgcaagtattgtccttaatcggttaaatcacagatatcttttactagggctcctattctggaacgaaggttttaaaaataacctattagaatcctaacgggtcattatattagccgtagcctagaccgttcagtttcaagggatagatacggtttaatcgcgtgaaaggcgaaaaccgagaatggaatgtgattctgacccaacaagttcgaagacttgttttatatgggttcaatattcacactctggattttggggtcaaaataatatggtttgacccgtatcggctaattttgtaaactagttacataagccgattcgtgcgcgcaataggcgcatcgggtaaccgtaagagtcctacacttgtttcctgagtcaatatgctttaaataggttgtggtatcagtaggataccttccgtgatgcccgtaacgagtttaagtttattatacgccccgtaggggttttcttgtcattttaaaggcttttaaagagatttctgagttctacaggaaatctgagtttcccgattagtttataaagttcaaaatactttatttattatttaaaatcagtagcaactggaatcgggtcaaaagaccttgtagaactcaagttttggccgaaaagggcatattcggtatttaccgaaccgtagccataatcgcaggttatgagcaggttaaaattaattaaaaatctttaaaaacctcaaaatattatttcacaacagtgagtaaaaggtttggtgacgaaatcttggtttagttaggcgttatgctaatcgcgccgtttattacaaaagtttactttaattgcgctatttagcataactcctattctagacctcggattgacgtgaaactttacggacatgcttagaatttagtaagtaAGGtcatggtcccttcacgtgtccgaaatactcgttttattttgaaaagggcgttacggtcaacttttaagcaattaacggaaatgcgtaaataactcggacaaacaacgaaccggtcacagagggtgataccatcacgtgacctggtcctaagagagtcctaaggcatacctacattgcactaaaacgggtcagaactgaagtcaaagcaaaagtcaaacttttgcgacattcggctccgaaccgggtcaatatatcaaatggccgaatcaaacgagtttagacaagtttatatacttaatatcatgttttataagtattcaaacaggtttcatatcatctatattacagattatgcaagaatcgcaaaaatggctttctgttgactttttaagtatacgtttgactcgacatttgaactagttagagtggtgatcagagggaacccttttaggggtttattacccatacaaataccaacttataactacttttgatctgagatatgactgagccattaaggacttatctcgaagtcaaaccgtagttacgacggtttgatttttagctatatatCTAAGTAAAACTAAACCACGAAGGAtttaaacaacttacagaagcttgagcacGATTTAGGATGATAGAataaagcttggaagctccagagatgatcaaaagaatgtgttttgaggtgtggtgaactaaTGCACACaataggcctatttatagtgcaaaacTTGGTAtgggatcatcacaactcagcctaccaagcatcatggatgttcagcaggtggccctgagtgctaggaggcaagtagagggcacccatgcctcatttattgcacATTTGGTCGTTCACTAGCTCAAAAAGCAAGTTagtccaaactttctgcatctgggcggttcacgcggcccgcatgaaaggATCATGTAACATGTTCGCGGGTCGCCTGGGTTTATAAGACAGAACGCGTACATGCAGAAGGCTCACGGCCCGCATCAACTTGACCAtatcttttacgcggcccgcgttaggttaaattttcaagttttctaaatcttttataatcattgccaaaatctttgtaattaataacgaaatctttggtaattaataacctgacctttcgggtttgaaggggtaactttgcgatttgaccctcgattatttacaactaagggcctgtGTTGTTTACCCATATTGTTAAGCCCCCTGTTAGTTTGTTAATTAtctggaaagccttaactttcattgttgacgcttttaacccctctcatacgaatttgatcataactttctcgttttaaaacggaacttcgcggaatttatatactacattctagcgagcgtattttactgttacaaagcctcgggtacgtcaaagggtcactcagaggtataattaaacatgttgacacagttaaccccctgtagcttgtaacctctcactttcttccgcgtttcgcttccgtacgatccatgatttattcgtttgaaggtacgagcatcgtttagggttactatacagtatacttacccttgtttgacatttataaccctcaaatttacatactttcaaggtttgtcaactttagtcctttattcaatattaaatgccacgtgtaaactcaagacacgtgtcaatacattattggacacaaaatttcgaggtgttacacggtTACTCTTTGTGTACGTTATGGAGTCTCCACTCCATGTTGAAAGCTCTTTCAAATAGCATGAGCGTTGAAAGTCTTCAATTAGACTAGAGCATtagatgtttttcttttttcaaagGAGGAATGAATGGAATGAAGAAAAGAAGAGAGGAGGAAAGTGGTTCACTGGAGTTTGTCTCTCAAAAATGGTTATTATCTTGAAGGTCTTTTTCTCTATTTTATTTCATGGTATTTAAGCCAACAAACAAGAGAATTAGGGTGTTAAAAAAAGAACCCCAAATCTGCTTGTTTAGAGAGTAAAACTGTTCCTGTCTGCTTTTTCTTTTTTGATTGATTTTATGACCGATAGAAATGGAAACTTTTTATTAGATGCCTTATTAGATGCCCTATACCCACCCTCTTTGGTAGATCCTAACACGAATTATGTACACTACACAATGAGGATCACAATCATTGATACAGTTTGGATACCAAGCTATCTTATCAATATATTTACAAAAAAGTCTTCGACGTAGTGATGAAATTGTGATACATAATAATCCTATTTTTTTTCATTACTAAAGAATCCTATAAAATCTTTCTATTTATCCTTTGAATTACTCATATATCCTATGAATTTCATTTCGCACTGGAAACTATTGTAGGAGAAGTTCGAATCCGTTCCGTTCGGATATTGATCGGTCTTGGTTTGACATGGTTTACGCGTTACTGGTTCCCGGAAGAGTTAATATCTCCATTAGCTAAACCCTTTCTTATTCTTACCTTGCCTTTGGACTCGTATTTTGGTCGTACACAATCAACGGAGGCCTCCCCGACATATCTTGCAACGTCTTCAATAGCATGCTCTTACTTCGTCTTTCCCTTAATAAGTCATCAAATTTGGTGCTTTTTGATCCCCAGTTGCTATGGGGAACAAAGGACGAAATACAATCGATTCCTCCATTTAAGTGGTTCTCGCTTCTCCTTGTTCCTGTTCCTAACTCCTCCCCGGGTAGTTCCCAATGTTTGGCACTTTCCATACTTTATGGGTGCAACATCAACAAATTCGCTCATGATCAAGTTACAACCTAAGATCTATGACCATATTATGTTAACTATTCGTATTTCGTTCATTCCACCGGTATGCTCCCAGGTACCTGTAATTGTGATCCGTTTGCCAGAACCAAGGGGTCtttctgatatatatatatatatatatatatatatatatatatatatatatatatatatatatatatagtggagagttcaaataagaagaaattttttgtaagaagaaaaaagaataaatttcaaccaataagaatgctttattttacttcatttaatataagtatttaatataactataagggtatagtggtaaatctacataggtaattaatttgtagtcttcctctttaataactaaatacattaaattttttgtaacttatcttcaaaatatatatttttttaaaaaaataaaatataataatttaaagtgtaggataaattacgagctgtgtaggataaattacaggTTGTGTAGGATAAAGTTCAACGTGCAGGATAGATTTCGAAATATGTAAAATAACTTTTaatgtgtgtaagcaaaaaaagttagtgtggaggatacta encodes:
- the LOC118488791 gene encoding uncharacterized tatC-like protein ymf16, which codes for ITHISYEFHFALETIVGEVRIRSVRILIGLGLTWFTRYWFPEELISPLAKPFLILTLPLDSYFGRTQSTEASPTYLATSSIACSYFVFPLISHQIWCFLIPSCYGEQRTKYNRFLHLSGSRFSLFLFLTPPRVVPNVWHFPYFMGATSTNSLMIKLQPKIYDHIMLTIRISFIPPVCSQVPVIVIRLPEPRGLSD